A stretch of Candidatus Dormiibacterota bacterium DNA encodes these proteins:
- a CDS encoding TerB family tellurite resistance protein, producing the protein MSILKFLGYDPGRTAAAHESAETETVRKIVAALDRLEPDRARHIAIFAYILSRVARADLVISEAETRAMESIVEEAGELTPEQAILVVQMAKTQAILFGGTENYIVTREFNRLATREEKLALLRCLFAVSASDDSISVMEDNEIRRIADELRLTHEDFIEVRSEFRDRLSVLRKPPEGGAQG; encoded by the coding sequence ATGTCGATCCTGAAATTTCTCGGGTACGATCCGGGCCGGACGGCCGCGGCGCATGAATCGGCCGAGACCGAGACCGTAAGAAAAATCGTCGCGGCCCTCGACCGCCTCGAGCCCGACCGGGCCCGCCACATCGCCATCTTCGCCTACATCCTCAGCCGCGTGGCCCGAGCCGATCTGGTGATCAGCGAGGCCGAGACCCGGGCCATGGAATCGATTGTCGAGGAGGCGGGCGAGCTCACCCCCGAGCAGGCCATCCTGGTGGTGCAGATGGCCAAGACGCAGGCGATCCTGTTCGGCGGCACCGAGAACTACATCGTGACGCGGGAGTTCAACAGGCTGGCCACCCGGGAGGAGAAACTGGCCCTCCTGCGCTGCCTGTTCGCCGTCTCGGCGTCCGACGATTCGATCTCGGTCATGGAAGACAACGAGATCCGCCGCATCGCCGACGAGCTCCGCCTGACCCACGAGGACTTCATCGAGGTCCGATCGGAGTTTCGCGACCGCCTCTCGGTGCTCAGGAAGCCGCCGGAGGGCGGCGCCCAGGGTTGA
- a CDS encoding biosynthetic peptidoglycan transglycosylase produces the protein MAAALALGLGALAARPLLARAVRGRIEAEAARRGLVARIDSVRVGLWPPLLLTGVALEQTERWRLSADTVEGWWPGRTRLTVGHAVLHGPAGLTVAAESTTWDVVGLGRDGLRVALRRPQAGLVLSRIVGPGGSTWALEARDLPLGRLLDVRRFDQPLLDGGTIRGSLTLRTSAGVESFDLDMAARSARLPALKGDGSEQQELGEPTEVAVRGTGSWTRAEGFLDVPSWRATIAGAAVSGTLAVRDLDTDPSVDLTLDVERLDFARLLRTSGLEAPQRLGPAAAAGLGDDLGSASLAVRSQGRLSDPMSFVVKQRLDFTPPRRLPAAIERLRGDFVLEAGLGPGPVHSIDVSPASPDFIPLAAVPPLFLRTLLLGEDAGFYTHPGIDFREVPAALLTNWARGGAARGASTITQQLAKNLFLSPEKSFGRKLQELSLTLLLESALGKDRILEVYLNVIEWGPGLFGLRPAARTYFGREPRDLTPAQMAFLVSLIPGPVKYQSSFAHGTPGPGLRLLVDNLLAKLRSEDALDEEEYRQALDEPILVLGREPRTPGAG, from the coding sequence GTGGCGGCCGCGCTGGCGCTGGGCCTCGGAGCGCTGGCGGCCCGGCCGCTGCTCGCCCGCGCCGTCCGCGGGCGGATCGAGGCCGAGGCCGCGCGGCGCGGGCTCGTGGCCCGGATCGACAGCGTGCGCGTCGGCCTCTGGCCTCCGCTCCTGCTGACCGGCGTCGCTCTCGAGCAGACGGAGCGCTGGCGCCTGAGCGCCGACACGGTCGAGGGCTGGTGGCCCGGGCGGACGCGCCTCACCGTGGGTCACGCCGTTCTGCACGGGCCTGCGGGGCTGACGGTCGCCGCGGAGTCGACCACCTGGGACGTCGTCGGCCTCGGTCGTGACGGCTTGCGTGTCGCGCTGCGGCGGCCGCAGGCCGGGCTGGTCCTGAGCCGGATCGTCGGCCCCGGCGGCAGCACCTGGGCGCTCGAGGCCCGCGACCTGCCGCTGGGCCGGCTCCTCGACGTGCGACGGTTCGACCAACCCCTGCTCGACGGCGGGACGATCCGCGGTTCGCTGACCTTGAGGACCTCGGCCGGCGTCGAATCCTTCGACCTGGACATGGCCGCACGCTCCGCCCGCCTGCCCGCGCTCAAGGGGGACGGGTCGGAGCAGCAGGAGCTCGGCGAGCCCACGGAGGTGGCCGTGCGGGGGACCGGCTCCTGGACACGGGCGGAGGGTTTTCTCGACGTCCCGAGCTGGCGCGCGACGATCGCCGGGGCGGCCGTCTCGGGCACCCTCGCAGTTCGCGATCTCGACACCGACCCGAGCGTGGACCTGACGCTCGATGTGGAGCGCCTGGACTTCGCGCGCCTGTTGCGCACCTCGGGTCTCGAGGCGCCGCAGAGGCTCGGCCCCGCGGCCGCCGCCGGGCTCGGCGACGACCTCGGCTCGGCCTCGCTCGCCGTCCGCTCGCAGGGCCGCCTCTCGGACCCGATGTCCTTCGTGGTGAAGCAGCGGCTCGACTTCACACCGCCGCGGCGGCTGCCTGCCGCGATTGAGCGGCTCCGGGGAGACTTCGTGCTCGAGGCCGGACTGGGCCCGGGCCCAGTCCATTCGATCGACGTCTCCCCCGCGTCCCCCGACTTCATCCCGCTCGCCGCGGTGCCGCCGCTCTTCCTGCGCACGCTCCTTCTGGGGGAAGATGCGGGCTTCTACACGCATCCCGGCATCGACTTCAGGGAGGTCCCCGCGGCGCTCCTGACCAACTGGGCCCGCGGCGGCGCCGCGCGCGGCGCTTCGACGATCACGCAGCAGCTCGCCAAGAACCTGTTCCTGTCCCCCGAGAAGAGCTTCGGGCGCAAGCTGCAGGAGCTGTCGCTCACGCTGCTTCTCGAGTCGGCCCTCGGCAAGGACCGCATCCTCGAGGTCTACCTCAACGTCATCGAATGGGGCCCGGGACTCTTCGGTCTGCGGCCCGCCGCCCGCACCTACTTCGGCCGTGAGCCCCGGGATTTGACGCCGGCCCAGATGGCGTTCCTGGTTTCGCTGATCCCCGGGCCCGTGAAGTACCAGAGCTCCTTCGCCCACGGCACGCCCGGGCCCGGCCTCCGCCTGCTCGTGGACAACCTGCTCGCGAAGCTCCGCTCCGAGGACGCCCTGGACGAGGAGGAATACCGGCAGGCCCTGGACGAGCCGATCCTCGTCCTGGGCCGCGAGCCGCGCACTCCGGGCGCCGGATAA
- a CDS encoding NAD(P)/FAD-dependent oxidoreductase: protein MPIAIHDAIIIGAGVSGLAAARRLQKAGRRVLVLEGRDRIGGRAFTDTTTFRRPFDHGCHWLHSPEENPFTRFADASGFVYAREAAHGGIYVDGARLSPGDEQAAVEFRERTFAAVRRAGRAGADPPVSEHIDRTHQAAAYAAHCFTAKMGIEPRLASTRDFANYRWIGEDRPVRDGFGALVYAQFADVPVTLGARVRRIDLTGARPRIESDAGLCEASQVLVTVSTGVLRAEAIDFTPRLPDWKLRAIEALPMARALKIGLEFTADVTGLTGPAFLTSMRRHGRDAMDVEIWPTGWDGVTCYLDGDLALRLEEAGGRAAEDFALDTLAGIFGTSIRRSLRTSARTGWNQDDLTHGTYSAPLPGHADARGALGRPIDDRLFFAGEAIPIAWAGDAHGAWQSGLDAAEAMLGRSPEGKV, encoded by the coding sequence GTGCCCATTGCCATCCACGACGCCATCATCATCGGGGCCGGGGTGTCCGGACTGGCGGCCGCCCGCCGGCTGCAGAAGGCCGGACGCCGGGTGCTGGTGCTCGAGGGGCGCGATCGGATCGGCGGCCGCGCCTTCACCGACACGACCACCTTTCGCCGCCCGTTCGACCACGGCTGCCACTGGCTGCACTCACCGGAGGAAAATCCCTTCACGCGGTTCGCCGACGCAAGCGGGTTCGTGTACGCCCGCGAGGCGGCGCACGGAGGCATCTACGTTGACGGCGCAAGACTGTCGCCGGGCGACGAGCAGGCGGCCGTGGAGTTTCGCGAGCGCACCTTCGCCGCCGTCCGGCGCGCCGGCCGCGCCGGGGCCGATCCGCCGGTGTCGGAGCATATCGACCGGACTCACCAGGCCGCCGCCTACGCCGCGCACTGCTTCACCGCCAAGATGGGGATCGAGCCGCGTCTTGCGTCCACCCGCGACTTCGCCAACTACCGCTGGATCGGGGAGGACCGTCCGGTCCGGGATGGGTTCGGGGCGCTGGTTTACGCCCAGTTCGCCGATGTGCCGGTGACCCTGGGGGCCCGCGTGCGGCGAATCGACCTGACCGGGGCACGGCCGCGGATCGAGTCCGATGCCGGCCTCTGCGAGGCGTCCCAGGTTCTCGTCACCGTCTCGACCGGTGTGCTGCGGGCCGAGGCGATCGACTTCACGCCGCGCCTCCCCGACTGGAAGCTGCGGGCGATCGAAGCGCTCCCGATGGCCCGGGCGCTGAAGATCGGGCTCGAGTTCACGGCCGACGTCACCGGTCTCACCGGCCCGGCGTTCCTGACGTCGATGAGGCGGCACGGCCGCGACGCCATGGACGTCGAGATCTGGCCGACCGGCTGGGACGGAGTCACCTGCTACCTGGACGGCGACCTGGCGCTCCGCCTCGAGGAAGCCGGGGGCCGCGCCGCCGAAGACTTCGCCCTCGATACTCTCGCCGGAATTTTCGGCACGTCGATCCGCCGCTCGCTCCGCACCAGCGCCCGCACCGGCTGGAACCAGGACGACCTCACGCACGGGACCTACTCTGCGCCGCTCCCCGGCCACGCCGATGCCCGCGGTGCCCTCGGCCGTCCGATCGACGACCGCCTGTTCTTCGCCGGCGAGGCCATCCCGATCGCCTGGGCCGGAGACGCGCACGGCGCCTGGCAGAGCGGCCTCGACGCCGCCGAGGCTATGCTGGGCCGGTCGCCGGAGGGGAAGGTATAA
- a CDS encoding M3 family metallopeptidase, with amino-acid sequence MSRTGLLLVAAAIVLAATPVKTGNLLLEKWTGSYGGVPPFDKAKVADFKPALETAMAENLKEIDAIAKNPAKPDFDNTIAAFERAGKPYDRATAIYRVFSSTMSTDDFQKVETEMAPKIAAFNDQIVQNKELFSRIAAVYDAREASGLTPEQKRLVWLDYTTFVRAGARLEGAARQRVAEINQRLASLFTKFSQNLLADEKDYVLYLEKESDLAGLPDGVRTGAAQAAEARGHKGQWAILNTRSSMEPFLTYSDRRDLREKVWRTYYARCNNGDAKDNNATISEILKLRAERANLLGYKTHAHWRLEDTMAKTPERAMELMEAVWKPAVARVHEEVADMQGVADAEAAKGGPKVTIEPWDYRYYAEKVRKAKYDLDQNAVTPYLQLEKMREAIFWNAGQLFGLQFKPATGVPVVHPDIRVWEVTDAAGKHVGLWYFDPYARPGKNSGAWMNAYRNQSKYDGVVTTIVSNNANFVKGKPGEPVLISWDDALTMFHEFGHALHGLLSSVNYPSLAGTNVARDYVEFPSQLLEHWVPVPEILNRFALNYQTGKPMPKELVDKIDRASKFNQGFITVEYLAGALVDMKLHLAATADKTIDPQVFERETLAALGMPKEIVMRHRTTQFAHIFSSDSYSAGYYSYLWSDTLSADAWEAFVEAGGPYDKTVAKRLLDNVFSTGNTIDPAEDYRKFRGRDPGIAALMRKRGFPVPVAQTGGTSTPG; translated from the coding sequence ATGTCGAGGACCGGTCTGCTTCTGGTCGCCGCCGCCATCGTGCTTGCCGCCACTCCCGTGAAAACCGGGAACCTGCTGCTCGAGAAATGGACCGGGTCGTACGGCGGCGTGCCGCCGTTCGACAAAGCCAAGGTCGCGGATTTCAAGCCCGCCCTTGAAACCGCGATGGCCGAGAACCTGAAAGAGATCGACGCGATCGCGAAGAATCCGGCGAAGCCCGATTTCGACAACACCATCGCCGCCTTCGAGCGGGCGGGAAAGCCGTACGACCGGGCCACGGCGATCTACCGCGTCTTCAGCTCGACGATGAGCACGGACGACTTCCAGAAGGTCGAGACGGAGATGGCGCCGAAGATCGCGGCCTTCAACGATCAGATCGTCCAGAACAAGGAGCTGTTCTCGCGCATCGCCGCCGTCTACGACGCGCGGGAGGCGAGCGGGCTGACGCCGGAGCAGAAGCGGCTGGTCTGGCTCGACTACACGACCTTCGTCCGCGCCGGCGCGCGCCTCGAAGGCGCCGCCCGGCAGCGCGTGGCGGAGATCAACCAGAGACTCGCCAGCCTGTTCACGAAGTTCTCCCAGAATCTCCTCGCCGACGAGAAGGACTACGTCCTCTACCTCGAGAAGGAATCGGACCTCGCGGGGCTGCCGGACGGGGTGCGCACGGGGGCCGCGCAAGCCGCCGAGGCGCGCGGGCACAAGGGACAGTGGGCGATCCTGAACACGCGCTCGAGCATGGAGCCGTTCCTGACGTACTCCGACCGGCGCGACCTGCGCGAAAAGGTGTGGCGCACCTACTACGCCCGATGCAACAACGGCGACGCGAAGGACAACAACGCGACGATCTCCGAGATCCTGAAGCTGCGCGCCGAGCGGGCGAATCTCCTCGGCTACAAGACGCACGCCCACTGGCGGCTCGAGGATACGATGGCCAAGACCCCCGAGCGCGCCATGGAGCTGATGGAGGCGGTCTGGAAGCCGGCCGTCGCCCGCGTGCACGAGGAGGTCGCCGACATGCAGGGGGTGGCGGACGCGGAGGCGGCCAAGGGCGGCCCCAAGGTCACCATCGAGCCGTGGGATTACCGGTACTACGCCGAGAAGGTCCGCAAGGCCAAGTACGACCTCGACCAGAACGCCGTCACGCCCTACCTGCAGCTCGAGAAGATGCGCGAGGCGATCTTCTGGAACGCCGGCCAGCTGTTCGGACTGCAGTTCAAACCGGCCACGGGCGTTCCCGTCGTGCATCCGGACATCCGCGTGTGGGAAGTCACCGACGCGGCCGGGAAGCACGTCGGGCTGTGGTACTTCGACCCGTACGCGCGCCCCGGCAAGAATTCGGGGGCCTGGATGAACGCATACCGCAACCAGTCGAAGTACGACGGTGTCGTGACGACGATCGTGTCGAACAACGCGAACTTCGTCAAAGGGAAGCCGGGGGAGCCGGTGCTGATCAGCTGGGACGACGCGCTGACGATGTTCCATGAATTCGGGCACGCGCTGCACGGGCTCCTGTCATCCGTGAACTACCCGTCCCTCGCCGGCACGAACGTCGCGCGCGACTACGTCGAGTTCCCGTCGCAGCTTCTCGAGCACTGGGTGCCGGTCCCCGAGATCCTCAACCGCTTCGCCCTGAACTACCAGACCGGCAAGCCGATGCCGAAGGAGCTGGTGGACAAGATCGATCGGGCCTCGAAGTTCAACCAGGGGTTCATCACGGTGGAGTACCTCGCCGGCGCCCTCGTCGACATGAAGCTGCACCTCGCGGCCACGGCGGACAAGACGATCGATCCGCAGGTCTTCGAGCGCGAGACGCTCGCAGCGCTCGGCATGCCTAAAGAGATCGTGATGCGGCATCGGACGACGCAGTTCGCCCATATCTTCTCGAGCGACAGCTATTCCGCCGGCTACTACAGCTATCTCTGGTCCGACACCCTCTCGGCCGACGCCTGGGAGGCGTTCGTGGAGGCCGGCGGACCGTACGACAAGACGGTCGCGAAGCGCCTGCTCGACAACGTCTTCTCGACGGGGAACACCATCGATCCCGCCGAGGACTACCGCAAGTTCCGCGGCCGCGATCCTGGAATCGCGGCCCTGATGCGCAAGCGCGGATTCCCGGTGCCGGTGGCGCAGACCGGCGGAACGTCCACACCGGGATAG
- a CDS encoding S8 family serine peptidase: MKRPALVVIALCAIAVVALPITLADVASPQGYIVVLKPGANAAAVAAEHAVRLGLQVGFVYTQALQGYSALVPAAALDALRNDARVAYVERDQPVHALTTQTGATWGIDRTDQRALPLSGTYTYTATGAGVSAYVIDTGIRKTHTEFGGRAVHGFDAVTMGLSSDDCNGHGTHVSGTIGGATYGIAKGVRLVAVRVLNCAGIGLNSGVIAGIDWVTGDHVAGAPAVANMSLGGGQSAALDQAVRNSIADGVVYSVAAGNDNADACGGSPADVAEAITVGATDSADGRASFSDFGSCVDWFAPGVNITSAWWLTDTSTNTISGTSMATPHVTGVAALYLQGNPTATAQQVRDALFNLTTKNIVTNGQSANNHLLFTNF, from the coding sequence ATGAAACGTCCGGCCCTCGTCGTCATCGCGCTGTGCGCTATCGCGGTCGTCGCCCTCCCCATCACCCTGGCCGACGTGGCCTCCCCGCAGGGATACATCGTCGTGCTGAAGCCCGGCGCGAATGCCGCCGCGGTCGCCGCCGAGCACGCCGTGCGGCTCGGTCTCCAGGTCGGCTTCGTCTACACGCAGGCGCTGCAAGGCTACTCCGCCCTCGTGCCCGCGGCCGCCCTCGACGCCCTGCGCAACGACGCGCGCGTGGCCTACGTCGAGCGAGACCAGCCGGTCCACGCTCTCACCACCCAGACCGGTGCGACCTGGGGTATCGACCGAACCGATCAGCGTGCGCTGCCGCTCTCCGGCACCTACACGTACACGGCCACCGGAGCGGGCGTGTCCGCCTACGTGATCGACACTGGGATCCGGAAGACCCACACCGAGTTCGGCGGGCGCGCCGTGCACGGCTTCGACGCGGTCACCATGGGGCTGAGCTCCGACGACTGCAACGGACACGGCACGCACGTTTCCGGGACGATCGGCGGGGCGACCTACGGAATAGCGAAAGGCGTCCGGCTCGTCGCCGTGCGCGTGCTGAACTGCGCCGGCATCGGGCTCAACTCGGGCGTGATCGCAGGTATCGACTGGGTCACCGGCGACCACGTCGCGGGCGCGCCCGCGGTCGCGAACATGAGCCTCGGCGGCGGCCAGTCGGCGGCGCTCGACCAGGCCGTCCGCAACTCGATCGCCGACGGCGTCGTCTACTCCGTCGCCGCCGGGAACGACAACGCCGACGCCTGCGGGGGCTCCCCGGCCGACGTGGCGGAGGCGATCACCGTGGGCGCGACCGATTCGGCCGACGGCAGGGCGAGCTTCTCGGACTTCGGCTCGTGCGTCGACTGGTTCGCCCCCGGCGTGAACATCACGTCGGCCTGGTGGCTGACCGACACATCGACGAACACGATCAGCGGCACGTCGATGGCAACACCGCATGTCACCGGCGTGGCCGCCCTGTACCTGCAGGGCAACCCGACCGCGACGGCGCAGCAGGTCCGCGACGCGCTCTTCAACCTGACGACGAAGAACATCGTCACGAACGGCCAGAGCGCCAATAATCATCTCCTGTTCACGAACTTCTAG
- a CDS encoding S1 RNA-binding domain-containing protein: MADRPRSDSEEQEDFARMLEEASAPKFHREGETVEGTIVAIGGEVAFVDVGGKGEATIDLAELADPDSDVQVKVGDKVQAVVVSTVGGLKLSHKLARGAVTRQRLSEAFRAGIPVEGRVEKAIKGGYEVRVGGQRAFCPISQIDTRFTADPSVHVGQGYTFRIIECKEDGKELVVSRRAFLQEEEAEKAEEVRKAVVPGAVLSGRVASVMAYGAFVDLGGGVQGLLHVSEMGWSRVGNPLDVVQPGDTITVKVLRVGDGDGKISLGLKQLQADPWSTVAEKYRVGQALMAKVTRVADFGAFVELEPGIEALAHVSAFAPTGKRDGWKAAATPGAAVAIEILNIDLEKKRIGVAVLEAGTVRAEGATGSAAAGSEAPQPQARVEIVAGARLTGKVERLETYGVFVFLAPGRTGLIHVSETGVDRGGDIKKAFPLGSDVEVIVLEVDPAGRRIQLSRKAVLEAGEKREVREYAEQQEQAQPGSFGSLADKLRAAMRPPKK, from the coding sequence ATGGCCGACCGCCCGCGCTCCGATTCCGAGGAACAGGAGGATTTCGCACGGATGCTGGAGGAGGCGTCCGCGCCGAAGTTCCACCGGGAGGGGGAGACGGTCGAGGGGACCATCGTGGCGATCGGAGGGGAGGTCGCGTTCGTCGACGTCGGCGGGAAGGGGGAGGCGACCATCGACCTCGCGGAGCTGGCGGATCCGGACAGCGACGTCCAGGTGAAGGTCGGGGACAAGGTCCAGGCCGTCGTCGTCTCGACGGTCGGCGGGCTGAAGCTCTCCCACAAGCTCGCCCGGGGAGCCGTCACGCGGCAGCGCCTGAGCGAGGCCTTCCGGGCCGGGATCCCGGTGGAGGGGCGCGTCGAGAAGGCGATCAAGGGGGGATACGAGGTCCGGGTCGGCGGGCAGCGCGCCTTCTGTCCGATCTCGCAGATCGACACCCGGTTCACCGCCGATCCTTCGGTCCACGTCGGGCAGGGCTACACGTTCCGGATCATCGAATGCAAAGAGGATGGCAAGGAGCTGGTCGTCTCCCGGCGCGCCTTCCTGCAGGAAGAGGAGGCCGAGAAGGCCGAGGAGGTCCGCAAGGCTGTGGTCCCCGGAGCGGTCCTGTCCGGCCGCGTCGCGTCGGTGATGGCATATGGCGCGTTCGTCGACCTCGGCGGCGGGGTCCAGGGGCTCCTGCATGTGTCGGAGATGGGCTGGTCGCGGGTGGGGAATCCACTGGACGTGGTCCAACCTGGCGACACGATCACGGTCAAAGTCCTGCGCGTGGGGGACGGCGACGGAAAAATCTCGCTCGGTCTGAAGCAGCTGCAGGCCGATCCCTGGTCGACGGTGGCCGAGAAGTACAGAGTGGGCCAGGCGCTGATGGCGAAGGTCACCCGGGTCGCCGACTTCGGCGCCTTCGTGGAGCTGGAGCCGGGGATCGAGGCCCTGGCCCACGTGTCGGCGTTCGCGCCCACGGGGAAGAGGGACGGATGGAAGGCCGCCGCTACGCCCGGCGCCGCCGTGGCGATCGAGATCCTGAACATCGATCTGGAAAAGAAGAGGATCGGCGTCGCGGTGCTGGAGGCCGGTACCGTGAGGGCCGAGGGCGCGACGGGGAGTGCCGCGGCGGGATCCGAGGCCCCGCAGCCCCAGGCCCGGGTGGAGATCGTGGCCGGGGCCCGCCTCACGGGTAAGGTGGAGCGGCTCGAGACTTACGGCGTGTTCGTTTTCCTGGCGCCCGGGCGGACCGGTCTCATCCACGTCTCGGAGACCGGGGTTGACAGGGGGGGCGACATCAAGAAGGCCTTTCCTCTGGGGAGCGACGTCGAGGTGATCGTGCTCGAGGTGGACCCGGCCGGGCGGCGGATCCAGCTCAGTCGCAAGGCGGTCCTCGAGGCGGGAGAGAAGCGCGAGGTCCGCGAGTACGCCGAGCAGCAGGAGCAGGCGCAGCCCGGAAGTTTCGGCTCGCTCGCCGACAAGCTGCGCGCGGCGATGAGGCCGCCGAAGAAATAG
- a CDS encoding haloacid dehalogenase-like hydrolase — protein sequence MALVFDFDDTLTPDSTTALLERHGVNTRKFWKKDTKALIAQGYDPALAYLKLLLNNIGPGRPLGALTNADLRAFGATLTLYPGLPDLLSDLRASVKKVKNIEIEFFVISGGLREIIQGHRFIRREFSGVYGCELAGDEESGVLKFEINKGLAPSRTRRNPYLVNRDVPQSKRRVPFKNLIYVGDGLTDIPCFSLVKYFGGTTFGGFNPGDEGKAKRALVEFLIPSRVISMHAPKYGRKDDLGALIRAAVATQCSRIKLERQETEGKSR from the coding sequence TTGGCGCTTGTCTTCGACTTCGACGACACCCTCACCCCCGACTCCACGACCGCCCTCCTGGAGAGGCATGGCGTCAACACCCGCAAATTCTGGAAGAAAGACACGAAGGCCCTGATCGCCCAAGGCTACGACCCCGCCCTGGCCTACCTGAAGCTGCTGCTCAATAACATCGGGCCCGGCCGGCCGCTGGGCGCTCTTACCAATGCCGACCTCCGGGCGTTCGGGGCAACTCTTACCCTGTACCCCGGGCTGCCCGACCTTCTCTCTGATCTGCGCGCGAGCGTCAAGAAGGTCAAGAACATCGAGATTGAATTCTTCGTGATCTCGGGAGGATTGCGGGAAATCATTCAGGGGCACCGCTTCATTCGCCGGGAATTCTCCGGAGTCTACGGGTGTGAGCTGGCCGGCGATGAAGAGAGCGGTGTCCTCAAGTTCGAGATCAACAAAGGACTCGCCCCGAGCAGGACCAGGAGGAATCCTTACCTCGTCAACCGGGACGTTCCGCAATCCAAGCGGCGAGTGCCATTCAAGAACTTGATCTACGTCGGAGATGGACTCACGGATATCCCCTGCTTCTCATTGGTCAAGTATTTCGGCGGGACGACCTTCGGAGGTTTCAATCCCGGTGACGAGGGGAAAGCGAAAAGAGCGCTGGTCGAATTCTTGATTCCCTCGAGGGTCATCAGCATGCACGCGCCAAAATATGGGCGAAAGGACGACCTTGGTGCCTTGATCAGGGCCGCGGTCGCGACCCAGTGCTCGAGGATCAAGCTGGAACGCCAGGAGACCGAAGGGAAGTCGCGCTGA
- a CDS encoding PIN domain-containing protein, whose protein sequence is MKRTLVDVNVLLDAVLERAPHAEVATKIWTAVETRQVTGLVPGHGVTTLFYLFSRARGADSARRAVAHLLSVFGVAAVGQATLQRALTLGWTDFEDAVCAAAAEAAGCDFIVTRDPARFAASPVQTVDPATALALLERKGGAGRLSERRGAPYVKGPRTPSGRSRRKRPRRAIVNA, encoded by the coding sequence TTGAAGCGCACCCTCGTGGACGTCAACGTTCTGCTCGATGCCGTCCTCGAGCGGGCGCCTCATGCGGAAGTCGCGACGAAGATCTGGACGGCCGTCGAAACCCGACAGGTGACGGGTCTCGTGCCCGGCCACGGCGTCACGACTCTCTTCTATCTGTTTTCGCGCGCCCGGGGGGCCGACTCCGCCCGGCGCGCCGTCGCGCATCTGCTCTCGGTCTTCGGCGTGGCGGCCGTCGGGCAGGCGACCCTTCAGCGCGCCCTGACGCTCGGCTGGACGGACTTCGAGGACGCAGTCTGCGCAGCCGCCGCCGAGGCAGCCGGCTGCGACTTCATCGTGACCCGCGATCCCGCCCGCTTCGCGGCCTCGCCGGTTCAGACAGTCGACCCGGCGACGGCCCTCGCCCTGCTCGAGCGGAAGGGCGGGGCGGGCAGACTTTCAGAGCGCCGCGGAGCCCCTTATGTCAAGGGACCCCGGACACCCTCCGGGCGGTCGCGGCGGAAGCGGCCACGCCGCGCAATCGTGAACGCCTGA
- a CDS encoding BrnA antitoxin family protein, with product MRKSYDFSRGRRAPVVKAPAGKTRITIRLDDDVLAWFKSQVHKAGGGNYQTLINRTLRAHVSSEYNPLEDTLRRVLREEMPAYRVKRRLREESHGSRRKA from the coding sequence ATGCGAAAGTCATACGACTTCAGTCGGGGACGGCGCGCTCCGGTAGTCAAGGCCCCGGCGGGCAAGACCCGGATCACCATCCGACTGGACGATGACGTTCTGGCGTGGTTCAAATCCCAGGTCCACAAGGCCGGCGGCGGGAATTACCAGACTCTCATCAATCGGACACTCAGGGCGCACGTGAGCTCCGAATACAACCCTCTAGAGGACACGTTGCGTCGCGTGCTGCGGGAGGAAATGCCTGCCTACCGTGTGAAGCGGAGGCTGCGTGAAGAGTCGCACGGGAGCCGCCGCAAGGCTTGA